The region AGTTCCTTCAGCAAGTACCGACATGAGCGGCAAGTAGCGGCCATTTGTCATTTATTTAAAGGTAAATCGAATGCGCAGGCTGAAAAAAAAGCCAAGATGCCAAGCCAAGCAAGTGCTCTCACATCACTGCGGCAATCATGCAGGTGTTGATGCTGCAATGTTTCGACGCGTAACTTTTCTATTTAGTGttctttttctgattttttttcggGTTGCCTGAGAACGGCGGAAGCATTTTGCACGGCAAAAGCATGCGCGCCGGTAAATAAGAAGCACAAGAAGCAAGCTTCGTTCCGGTGCACAATGTCAACACTAAAGTGGACTTGCCCGCAATTTACGCGCGGGGCGCAGTAAACCTGTTTTATACTTTTTCTTGTACGTTAGAGAAACCAGTCGACCGGCCCATGCACTTTCACTGTCGTTGTTCCTTCCGTCACAACAGCAACAAAAGCTTGAAGAGAAAGCATTCGGCTGTCAGCCATTCTGTTATAGTCTCGTGGGAAAAACTGTTCCATGTTCTGTAATGCGAAGGTTGTACgcgcgtgtgttgtttatatgaCGCACGTATCCAAGGGTGCCCACACATCTTCCCCCTCCCGTATTCTCGAAAGCAAGCCTACTCCGTCCGTCAAACCCCCTGGAAGTAGTCTCGTTGGGTTTGCACCGAGCAGCACCCCCTGCCGGTTTAAAACAGTAGAGGGTTTTAGCCCCACCGTACGAAAAAGATGGCAACAACTACCGTACGGCAAATGCAGCTAGGCGAGCCTGGCAACGGCAGCAATGGCAACGCGTTGCCGTATTTATCGGATGGCTgtccggctacgctaaaactgtctattaactCTGGCTCTTTTGTGGGTGCTGACAGCATCACATTTACGAGAGGTTCCAGCAATGAAGTGTTTACGCCCCTGAAAATTGCATCGACAGTCGGTTGTTCCGCCGTGAAAGGAATGcttgcacacattttttttttttttaccatagcCGATGTTCAACTTGATTAGTTGAGTGAGCCAAATAATTTCAACATGAATTTGACATAAAGATAATTAAGAATTGGTGTTCAGAATGGTCAACTCAAGCACAGTGGCCATATTTCTGTTAAATTGAACACTGGATCAACATTCGATCAGCATAAGCCCTTCTTAGTCGCAACACAAATTCAGCATGACATGCATGTTAAGTCTGCTCAGAATTCAAACACTCCCTCAACAAGATTTTTTCAAAAATTCTTCACGTCGCAGCGAAGCCGAATGGTGGTAATCGCCGATGAGCCTTTCATTCTTGATTTATAAAGTAGAAATAACCTATAGGCGTGTACTTCGTTTAGTTCATTCGATTTCTAAATTTCTAACCTCAAAGCATTCGACTTGGAGCTGACGCCGATCGCTTTCAAGGCAATGGCGACTTCCGACACGTAGCCTTTCGGAGGATAACGTAAGTACACCGATCATGTGAAATTCAGAAGACTGGGAAATCGAGAACAAAACGCAATAAAGTCTTAAGGGgcttcgtttttatttttgttgggcATAAAATGCGTGAAATCAGAGCGAACAAGGGCCGATCAAAGAGGCAAACAGCTATGCTATTAGTCTCGGCTTTTCACTCTTTTTTTCGGTCTATCGCAGACATGTATGTACCTGTTGGTCAGACTTGGCACTTCCttgttttttactgttttttatttAGTGTTCCTTTGGAAACGACCATGCATTGCTTAAAACATGCGCTGCCGAAGACCATCGGCTATTTTCAGGCTACTTGAATGCAACGAAAACTGCTAGGCTAGAAACCTGGAGTGCCTTTCCACGAAACCTGTTCCTTCGGGATTTTAATGGCAGAGCTCTTGGGAGTAGCactctatgcgaagccgctgtctgcaaatttttatttttttatcgcCAACCTTGACGTTCCTATCGAACAAAAATTCTTAGTACTTACTTTCAAGCGAAATTAATGCATGCCCACAAAGGTAATGTTTGTGCTCAAGAATCACAAAGAAACTTCACTAACCTTATGATCATTCGTAATGGCGAAGGAATGTTAGACAGGTAGCGTAATTAAGCTCATACTAGCACATTATTTGTTCGCATTGCTATTTGTGATGTCTAATAGAGGCAAGGAACATAGCTTAAAGCGGATGACTAACAAAAATGAAATCGGACGTCACAAAATTTAATTGGTTCATTCAAACCACTTCTGCGCTAGACGGCGGGAGCTATACTGAAATGTTATACAGATGTTTTGCGCGGTCTCATGGAAAAATTAgagcactcaggacaacggacaaggaagtgCAAACAACGCAAGCGCTTGTGCTGTTTGTTCTTCGTTGTCCGTTGCCCTGAGTAAGCTATTTTTTCCATTatgctataccaactagctcgaATGTCGATTCTAGTTCTGTTTTGGACGGTACATGAGCAATCAAATAAAACtgttgtagtaaaaaaaaaatacccccAATAGACCGGACCATTGTTACGACATTGGGTTATGCCATATAAGGGAAAAAATGTGGCAGAAGTGCAGCACGGAAACTGACATTGTTAAGCAGAAAAAAGGAATCCGTGCGTTGCGAAATGCAGAAACAGCTAAAATACTTTACAGAAAATAAATTATTGAATGCACCTACTTGCACCAAACAAGAACTGTTGGATAAAAACTTGGGATACGGAACACGAATTCATCGGGAGATACAACGGTGGCAGCGTTTATGGGGCGGTAAAAAGCTTTCCGCAAGAAAAAGCACGAATGTGCGATAAATACCAAGAAACATTAATCGCCTATACAGAGGAGACACAGGGCAGACCCACGAACAATGTTTGGAAAGACATGTTTGAAGAGATTTATGGAACATACTACGCAGAAGGAAACTGATTAAGCCATCCGGATTTGATATTTGCCTACGTGATCTGCACTATAACTTTGATGAGATGAAAGGCGTACTTTTAATAGTATAATAATACAGACACCAAGCAATGTCAATTTCAACTGTTAGGTGTATTTAAAGATCGAAAAAAACGTAAATAAAAGGAGAGGAAAATTAGTGACCCGCACCTCACTATTTTACATAATAGCACAGGTTATTAGTTTCGTTTTACTATAAAGGAAGCTTTCAGGGAATCATATACGAGACGGGATGACATAAAAATGATAGTTAAGGCTTTGAGTATGACAAGTCACAGCCGTCGCAAATTACGATGGGCAGGTGAAGGCAGCAACCTCCTAATGAAGACAATCCTAGTCGATAGCTATGCGGGGGGAAAAAATGAGGCAGCAGACTTAGTGACCATGGTAAGCGGTCGAGAAATACTATGAAAAGGATGACCAGTGGGATGAGATATGCTTCATGGTGGAGATATGTAAGGGGAATGATTGAGAAAACGGTGAAATACCTTACGAAGCAGGCAAGGACTGGCATGCAGTGAGAAGTGCCACAGTTTAAGCGTTTCGTAATGGACAGAAGTTGGCGCCTGTGATGCTATTGCCTTGAGAAAAGTGCGCGATATAAAACGTTTAGCAACTTGAGTTTGCGAAAACTGCACCTGTTCAGTTTCGTCGTAACTTTGTTTATAGATGTATAATACGTTGCCTACAGCAGAGCATAATATGTTGTTAAAAACGTCGAGCAATCTGTCTCCGTGCTCTTAGTTCCATCAATTTTTAAATTGATCTTCCCACTTACTATGGAGAGTTAGAATTGATAACTTTAAAGGTCTTAATAAAATTTTACATCTCTGTGAAGCACGCAATGGCCCGATACCttaagacattttttttccgacCTTCGCCACTTGCTTCTCGAATTGAAAGTTTTTCTGCGTGACGATAACACGGAGTGCAAATTTTTTCAAGGTGATATATCTAAGGGTTGTACCTCGCCTTTAACAAAATTAAACGTTCCTAAATAATCAAAACAGAtgtaagcttaccggcttagccCATTAATTAGCATAAGCTGATTGGCATTATCGGCCGACAGGTCTGCAGTGGCAGGCCCATTTTGACGTTTCGCAGGCGACTGCTCGGTTGGGCATCAGACAGGCCTGTTTCGGCGTCTCTACATTCACGTGCATAGTCGGCCTTCTTCAGCCTGCGGTCTTCGGTTCGATCGCATTCCCGGCCCACATAGCAACTCCAGGACCCACCTACACAAAAAATATTAGGCAGTCTTACTCCCAATGTTGTCTAATTTGCAGTCTAAACACTactttggttttgaggaaaggaaaagcgcataactAGCTCACTGGGTAAGTAGACACCTCAGTAGCGCTGTGAAGTAGAGGTGGTGTCCATCTCCTGCGACTACTACTAACTCGGACAgctccataccccatactacTAGATGCACCGTACTCAGATCAATTCCCCTCCTCATGCAAACATTGCggcaaaccaggagactttctacacacctTGCTCACATGCCCCATCTTCCCTCATCCCCCATCACCGACCATGGCGGAGTCTTAAGGTACGGACACACTGGCGGCAAGACGCGCGCGGCACGCCGCCGGCGGCGCGCCGCGTGCCGCGAAACCTGCCGCGGAGGCGGTTTGGTCTGCCGCGCAGAGGAtgggtcgaggagccattttcggcggcttgccgCGTGCCGCGAACCAATGAGAAACGTCCAGGCTTTCTCCTAGCGCCACCTCTTGGCTACTGCCAAAGTTAActtccagcggcggcggcagaaccACGATCGACGACCAAGCGCTCCGAGCCAGCCGCGACAAACAGCGCTAGTGCTTTCTTctcgtcccgggttcgaacccgaccgcggcggctgcgtttttatggaggaaaaacgctaaggcgcccgtgtgctgtgcgatgtcagtgcacgttaaagatccccaggtggtcgaaattattgcggagccctccactacggcacctcattcttcctttcctctttcactccctcccttatcccttcccttacggcgcggttcaggtgtccaacgatataagagacagatactgcgccatttcctttcctcaaaaaaccaattattattattattatttcttctcGTGTACATCCACGTGGCAAAATGAATTTCAGCCGGGAGAACATGATGGAACAATTTCTGGAGACTGTTCGCGTGTTCCCTTTTTTGTACGACAAAACTCACCCGGAGTACAAAGATAAGGACGCCAAAATGAACCGGTGGGCGATCATCGGCAGAACATTCGATCTGACTGGTGAGTTGTTTTCATTCTTTATCTGAGTTTCCGCTGAATGTTCACGTCGGCAGGAATGTGCGGGGGTGAGCACACTTGTTTAGAGTGCTCTAGCGGTGTGCTGCAGAGCAAATGATGTGGAATCTCGGTTTCCTACGGGCATGGTGATTTTGCCTGAGCGGTTCGCATGTCGTATCAGGCTGCGCGCTTCGTACAGCGCCGCTTGAGCACTCAAACAAGTTGCTCATGTTTTCATTTTTCGACCTTTCTTGGTGATAAACAGTGGCATTTCTGTAGGACCGCAAGCAGCCGCAAAATTTAAAAACGTGAAGGATCGTTGGCTGAAAATTGTGTCGGCGTCGGAGGGGAGCCGGAAAAGTGGCGCCGGAGGAGAGGCCGGAAAGGTCCACACGAAGTGGACACTTTTTGACATCGTGGATGGCATGCTGAGGAGCACACCACATTATgccgaaaggtaaaaaaaaaggcaacttaGTTGCGTAGCCATCTGCGCCAACTCAAGCCTGGCATTGATAACTTCACTACTGTCACCTGTCCTACCATTCTTTTTAAGCTGCTTTCTTCGTGTTTAATATCTTTTTACGTAATTTGACTGCCCAAGCGTCTGTGTTTTTAACAATTTATCTTCTCTTCAGCTGCGCTGATAGCTTCGCTATTGGTATTTTCACATTACCTTTTTCCTGGCAAGAAATCTGCAGGCTTTGCATCAAAACACCTCAAATTTTACATTTCAGGTCTTCATCAAATGTGCCCCCAGAAGAGGACATGTACGTTAAGTCTTGTTTTCATAAGTATAACTTCAGTTTATAAAGCTTCAAGTGATTTAACTTGTTATGCATCTGTGCTTTTGTGCAGCTCCATTCTGATATCTCCACTGTCATCCAACAGCCCTTCCAGTCCTAGACTGGTGGCCAGGTGTGCACCTCGTAGTTTGCTTACCATAACGGTTACTGCAGCGAAACAGTTTATGTACAACATTGTCATTTCATTCACCTGTGCAGCTGTATATCAAGCCCGGCTGCTGCGCTTTTTCAAGAAATGTAAGCTGTACTAATTGTGGTGTCATTATCCACCAATAGTAACAACATCCTATGTCTTTATATAATGCAGGTACTGTGACAGCCCCAATGACTTTACCGATGAGGACGATTTGAGGTGAGTGGTGATTTTCAGTTTTCCTAGCTGTGGTGCACCCCAGGTTCCATGTCAATACACCCTTTTCACCAGCCTTTCACGTTTAAGAGTGTGTCCACTCTATTATGCGCTGTTATGCTGCACTCCCATAGAAATGGATTAGTTTTATGTGCATACAGATCTTGGCTTAGTTGCTGTCATGAATCGTCGCTGGTCTGCAGTTTCAAGTGAATCACACACTCAACACTGCAATGCAAGGG is a window of Amblyomma americanum isolate KBUSLIRL-KWMA chromosome 4, ASM5285725v1, whole genome shotgun sequence DNA encoding:
- the LOC144127553 gene encoding uncharacterized protein LOC144127553, which gives rise to MNFSRENMMEQFLETVRVFPFLYDKTHPEYKDKDAKMNRWAIIGRTFDLTGPQAAAKFKNVKDRWLKIVSASEGSRKSGAGGEAGKVHTKWTLFDIVDGMLRSTPHYAERSSSNVPPEEDMYVKSCFHKYNFSL